The Engystomops pustulosus chromosome 7, aEngPut4.maternal, whole genome shotgun sequence DNA window TTTATTCATTATGCAGATCTTCTTTTCAATAATTTGTTACAACTATTGGTATGATTTGTAAAGTTTAACttcaattttcttctttttttaagcACAACCCTGGGTTCGAAAAGTAAAGACATAAGCGTTGTGAACATCTTCAAGTGGCTTTTGACTTTCCTGAGCAATCACGCCATATGTTTTCAATGAGCTGTCCAAACAACTTACCAAAAACAAGCTGGATCATTCTATTTTTGGCTATATACAgttattgtatttttgtattatgTACATTTTACTATAGTGAAAAAACTCCTGAGTACAAAAGTCATCCTCCAAAGCCTAATGTTAAAATGTCATGGAACTGTTCAATCCCTCCATTAAAAACTGTCCTACCAGACCATCCAAGGGCAGCACCACAAGATCAGTTAAAGTTGTCAAATCAGTCTTCAGTTACTGTTATTCTTATTTGGACATGGCCTTTAGGACATACGTTTCCTCTCAATCAATGTCCTCCATTAGTTGATTCATCTCATTGCTTTTTTACACTTAACCGCAGTATGTATTCAGTGGCCAAAGCTGTTGTTATCAGCCACAGAGATGTATGGAGCAACTCTCAATTACCACAAGGGCCAAGGCCTCCCAATCAGTATTGGATCTGGTTTAGTCTGGAGCCACCACAATATTTGAAAAATCTCACCATCATGGACAATCTCATCAATATGACCATGTCCTTTAGGGCAGATTCTGACATCTTTACTCCCTATGGATGGTTGGAAAAGTCTGATGAAAAAGAAAATTTTACTATTCCGCAGAAGACCCGATTGGTTGCTTGGGTAGCAAGTAACTGGAAGGCAAAACAGAGAGTTGAGTATTATACAGAGTTAAAAAAGCATATCAAAGTAGATGTCTATGGAAAAGGTCATTTAGTTCTTCCAAGAAATCAAACTTTGCAAACTCTGTCCACATATAAGTTTTACCTTGCTTTTGAGAATTCAGTTCACGAAGATTATATTACagaaaaattctggaaaaattCATTCATTGCAGGAACAGTTCCAGTTGTTATGGGTCTTCCACGTAAAAACTATGAACGTTTTGCCCCACCAGACTCCTTTATTCATGTAGATGATTTTTCTAGTCCCAAAGAATTGGCTTCTTACCTCCTCAGTCTGGAGAAAGATGATCAAAAATATCAACAGTATTTTAACTGGAGGTCTAGTTATAAgccagtaaaaaatgaaaaatcttgGGTGACTGAATATTGTAAAGTATGTAAAGCCCTGAAAGAAGCCCCATCATATAGAACAATTCCAAGTATAGCTGAATGGTTCAAATAACCAATCTAAGTCTAAATTTTCAGTGATGACTGGACCCGAACGACAAAGTTTGGGTCTGTGCTGAATTTTACGTGTTCTGCACACATGGACCCGGAAACCGAACACACATCATTATTCTGTATCAATGCCCATAAAGTTGCTTGATTGACTGCAAAAGCAACCATAGACTTGTCCTCTGTAGgtatgcctgtgattggctgggcttGTAACAAGTCCAGATGCCATTACAAACAGGAAACATCCAGGAAAAGCTTTATACGCATTATTGAGCTCCTATTATAAGTCATAGATAGAAATcggaaataattgcccttataagggcactcAAAAGAACTGCATTAGTGCAAGGATATTCTTAGTGACTATACTGGATTCTATAGCAATACTTGCAAAGACCAGTCCTGATTGTTAGCATGTACTGCATCAATCAGCAAGATCTTGTAAATCCTTTCTCTGTCAAGTATTTGGCCACAGAAAAGTATATATCAGCATCATTAATCATCCCTTGTTTGCAAAGTTGCTCCTGTCAGCGAATACTGCATTTTCCCAACCACTTCTGAAAAGTGTGGTCACTCAGTTAAAATAACGCCCCAAAAATACCCTGttgccccaaaaataagacatacTCTGAAAATAAGGCCTAGTGCTAtattttttcaagcttagaaatatatatcctcccctgaaaataagacctacatTAGTAATAGTAGATCATTTACAAACTGCAAGAGGTTATGACATTGATGAAGAATTCTTGGGGTAAAATCATTGACACTTGCATTGCAAATGTGCTAAGAGCAGTGACCTGAAGAAGTGCTCATTAAGGGAAATTGGTAAACGTGCTAATGGGGGGCTAATGCTTCCAATAAAAATTGAGGAACCATAAATTCAGCACGAAATTCAGAGTTTaaagagtcataaggatgttagagagcaTGACATAATGGTCctgaaataaaaaat harbors:
- the LOC140068990 gene encoding 4-galactosyl-N-acetylglucosaminide 3-alpha-L-fucosyltransferase FUT6-like, whose translation is MFSMSCPNNLPKTSWIILFLAIYSYCIFVLCTFYYSEKTPEYKSHPPKPNVKMSWNCSIPPLKTVLPDHPRAAPQDQLKLSNQSSVTVILIWTWPLGHTFPLNQCPPLVDSSHCFFTLNRSMYSVAKAVVISHRDVWSNSQLPQGPRPPNQYWIWFSLEPPQYLKNLTIMDNLINMTMSFRADSDIFTPYGWLEKSDEKENFTIPQKTRLVAWVASNWKAKQRVEYYTELKKHIKVDVYGKGHLVLPRNQTLQTLSTYKFYLAFENSVHEDYITEKFWKNSFIAGTVPVVMGLPRKNYERFAPPDSFIHVDDFSSPKELASYLLSLEKDDQKYQQYFNWRSSYKPVKNEKSWVTEYCKVCKALKEAPSYRTIPSIAEWFK